Proteins co-encoded in one Candidatus Polarisedimenticolaceae bacterium genomic window:
- a CDS encoding DUF58 domain-containing protein yields the protein MTAREVLRKVRRLEIRTRRLVDESLAGSYHSVFRGRGVEFAEVREYEPGDDVRTIDWNVSAKMGHPFVKKFTEERELTVMLVVDASASGRFGTSVATKLETAAEISALLAFSAIRNNDRVGLILFTDRVERFVPPRKGRDHGLRVLRELLAFETEGRGTDLKGALEVLRRVVSKRSVVFLLSDFQAQGYETSLRAANLKHDMVAISISDPREETLPRIGLVAVQDAETGRPVLIDTGSTAVRRLYAERRQREREQMRSAIKRAGTDLLELSTGTDYDRQLVGFFRERARRATRAGG from the coding sequence GTGACCGCTCGGGAGGTGCTCCGCAAGGTGCGCCGCCTCGAGATCCGCACGCGGCGCCTGGTCGACGAGAGCCTCGCCGGGTCCTACCACTCGGTGTTTCGGGGGCGCGGCGTCGAGTTCGCCGAGGTGCGCGAGTACGAGCCGGGCGACGACGTCCGCACGATCGACTGGAACGTCTCCGCGAAGATGGGGCATCCGTTCGTCAAGAAGTTCACCGAGGAGCGGGAGCTGACCGTCATGCTCGTCGTCGACGCGTCGGCTTCGGGGCGCTTCGGGACGTCGGTCGCGACGAAGCTCGAGACGGCGGCCGAGATCAGCGCGCTCCTCGCCTTCTCGGCGATCCGGAACAACGACCGCGTCGGCCTCATCCTCTTCACCGATCGCGTCGAGCGCTTCGTGCCCCCGCGGAAGGGGCGCGATCACGGCCTGCGCGTGCTGCGCGAGCTGCTCGCCTTCGAGACCGAGGGGCGGGGGACCGATCTCAAGGGCGCGCTCGAGGTCCTGCGCCGGGTCGTCTCCAAGCGGTCGGTCGTCTTCCTGCTCTCGGACTTCCAGGCGCAGGGTTACGAAACCTCGCTCCGGGCGGCGAACCTCAAGCACGACATGGTCGCGATCTCGATCTCCGACCCGCGCGAGGAGACGCTGCCGCGGATCGGCCTCGTCGCGGTCCAAGATGCCGAGACCGGCCGTCCCGTCCTCATCGACACCGGCAGCACCGCGGTAAGGCGCCTCTACGCCGAGAGGCGGCAGAGAGAGCGCGAGCAGATGCGCTCCGCGATCAAGCGCGCCGGGACCGACCTCCTCGAGCTGTCGACCGGGACCGATTACGACCGGCAGCTCGTCGGCTTCTTCCGCGAGCGCGCGCGACGTGCCACGCGCGCGGGGGGCTGA
- a CDS encoding MoxR family ATPase: MSETVQSVQDRVQREAVVLEALLTEVRRVIVGQKYLLERMVIGLLTRGHLLLEGVPGLAKTLAVRSLASAVHGGFQRIQFTPDLLPADLTGTLIYHQKDGTFVPRKGPLFTNFVLADEVNRAPAKVQSALLEAMQERQVTIGDTTYPLPTPFLVLATQNPIEQEGTYPLPEAQVDRFLLKIKLDYPSAEEERQILDRMSAAEVPTINPVVTLDDLERARQAMFAIYVDDRVKDYAVRLVQATRRPKEFKLDLEGLVQFGASPRATLALLAASRAHAFLRGRGFVSPEDVKAIGHDVLRHRLILSFEAEAESVTADEVVQRVFDAVEVP; this comes from the coding sequence ATGAGCGAGACGGTGCAGTCGGTCCAAGACAGGGTCCAAAGGGAAGCGGTCGTCCTGGAAGCGCTCCTCACCGAGGTGCGCCGGGTGATCGTCGGCCAGAAGTACCTCCTCGAGCGCATGGTCATCGGCCTCCTCACGCGGGGGCACCTGCTCCTCGAAGGGGTGCCGGGGCTCGCGAAGACGCTCGCGGTCCGCTCGCTCGCCTCCGCGGTCCACGGCGGGTTCCAGCGGATCCAGTTCACGCCGGACCTCCTTCCGGCCGATCTCACGGGCACCCTCATCTACCACCAGAAGGACGGCACGTTCGTCCCGCGCAAGGGGCCGCTCTTCACGAACTTCGTCCTTGCCGACGAGGTGAACCGGGCGCCCGCCAAGGTGCAGAGCGCTCTCCTCGAGGCGATGCAGGAGCGGCAAGTGACGATCGGCGACACGACCTACCCGTTGCCGACGCCGTTCCTCGTGCTCGCGACCCAGAACCCGATCGAGCAGGAGGGAACCTACCCTCTCCCCGAGGCGCAGGTCGATCGCTTCCTCCTCAAGATCAAGCTCGACTATCCGAGCGCGGAGGAGGAGCGGCAGATCCTCGACCGGATGTCGGCGGCGGAAGTCCCCACGATCAACCCCGTGGTGACGCTCGACGATCTCGAGCGCGCGCGCCAGGCGATGTTCGCCATCTACGTCGACGATCGCGTCAAGGACTACGCCGTCCGTCTCGTCCAGGCGACGCGCCGGCCGAAGGAGTTCAAGCTCGACCTCGAGGGGCTCGTCCAGTTCGGGGCTTCGCCCCGCGCGACGCTCGCCCTCCTCGCCGCCTCGCGCGCCCACGCGTTTCTCCGAGGGCGCGGATTCGTCTCGCCGGAGGACGTGAAGGCGATCGGGCACGACGTGCTCCGCCATCGCCTCATCCTCTCGTTCGAGGCCGAGGCCGAGTCGGTCACCGCGGACGAGGTCGTCCAGCGGGTCTTCGACGCCGTCGAGGTGCCGTGA
- a CDS encoding methyl-accepting chemotaxis protein produces the protein MQKKLAASFLLVTFLCTLVAVVVPRFQEDAVWATALVVCLDMAIGLGGAWLVSWLVVRRIKALAAATTVISRGDLTQVVSIDGADETAELARSFSTMLANLLTVLKEVRATAERIHDSAASLSTTSESVDAATEGIAEATRTIAQGADRQAEDVTRTSALTRDLNGAVDRVADAAKAVHTAAENAAERAHAGSAAARRAADGIVEVSRAVDASANAVDGFQGRADEIGKIVTFIVSLAEQTHLLAINATIEASRAGEEARGFAVVAEEVRRLADHVRGFADQISSVADEIRGGSHTIATSIRDSARAAGEARALVDRASAAFDGVLEATRGTTERARAIDRSAEEQRSLARQLDEAQKRIVDVARDNARSSVETSAATSGQSISVQALSSSARDLARTSDQLKELLATFRLRD, from the coding sequence GTGCAGAAGAAACTCGCGGCATCGTTCCTTCTCGTCACCTTCCTGTGCACGCTGGTGGCGGTCGTCGTCCCGCGGTTCCAAGAGGACGCGGTCTGGGCGACGGCCCTCGTCGTATGCCTCGACATGGCGATCGGGCTCGGGGGGGCGTGGCTCGTGTCGTGGCTCGTGGTGCGGCGGATCAAGGCGCTCGCCGCCGCCACCACCGTCATCAGCCGCGGCGACCTGACCCAGGTCGTCTCGATCGACGGCGCCGACGAGACCGCCGAGCTCGCGCGCTCGTTCAGCACGATGCTCGCGAACCTCCTCACCGTCCTCAAGGAGGTGCGCGCCACCGCGGAGCGCATCCACGACTCCGCCGCGTCGCTCTCGACGACCTCCGAGAGCGTCGACGCCGCCACCGAGGGGATCGCGGAGGCGACGCGCACGATCGCCCAGGGCGCCGACCGCCAGGCGGAAGACGTCACGCGCACCTCGGCGCTCACACGCGATCTCAACGGAGCGGTCGATCGCGTGGCCGACGCGGCGAAAGCGGTTCACACCGCCGCCGAGAACGCCGCCGAGCGCGCGCACGCCGGCTCCGCGGCCGCGCGCCGCGCCGCGGACGGCATCGTCGAGGTCTCCCGCGCGGTCGACGCGTCGGCGAACGCCGTGGACGGATTCCAGGGCCGCGCCGACGAGATCGGCAAGATCGTCACCTTCATCGTCTCGCTCGCGGAACAGACGCATCTCCTCGCGATCAACGCCACGATCGAAGCGTCGCGCGCGGGGGAAGAGGCGCGCGGCTTCGCCGTGGTCGCCGAGGAGGTCCGGCGTCTCGCCGACCACGTCCGTGGCTTCGCCGACCAGATCTCGTCGGTCGCCGACGAGATCCGCGGCGGGTCGCATACGATCGCGACGAGCATCCGCGACAGCGCGCGCGCGGCGGGCGAAGCCCGCGCCCTCGTCGACCGGGCCTCCGCGGCCTTCGACGGCGTCCTCGAGGCGACGCGCGGGACGACCGAGCGCGCCCGGGCGATCGACCGGAGCGCCGAGGAGCAGCGGTCGCTCGCGCGCCAGCTCGACGAGGCCCAGAAGCGGATCGTCGACGTCGCGCGGGACAACGCGCGCAGCAGCGTCGAGACCTCGGCGGCGACGTCGGGCCAGTCGATCTCGGTTCAGGCCCTCTCGAGCTCGGCCCGAGATCTGGCGCGGACCTCGGATCAGCTCAAGGAGCTCCTCGCGACCTTCCGCCTGCGCGATTGA
- a CDS encoding chemotaxis protein CheW, with product MDLLFFHLDSGPYALRLDAVAEVVRSGTLHPVPLAGPAVRGLAERRGRPLAVIDLPRVLDDRSPEIPGAHLVRLAPPLEGTALWIPAEVFSGSGHVDGDAASDLPHVFIDGRLHVLLEPEALVRRAAVGL from the coding sequence ATGGACCTGCTGTTCTTCCACCTCGACTCCGGCCCGTACGCGCTCCGGCTCGATGCGGTCGCGGAGGTCGTCCGGTCCGGGACGCTCCACCCGGTGCCGCTCGCCGGCCCCGCCGTCCGCGGCCTCGCCGAGCGCCGTGGCCGGCCCCTGGCCGTCATCGACCTGCCGCGGGTCCTCGACGATCGCTCGCCGGAGATCCCGGGCGCCCACCTCGTGCGTCTCGCGCCCCCGCTCGAGGGAACCGCGCTGTGGATTCCGGCCGAGGTGTTCTCGGGCTCCGGGCACGTCGACGGGGACGCGGCGTCCGATCTCCCGCACGTCTTCATCGACGGCCGTCTCCACGTCCTCCTCGAGCCCGAGGCGCTCGTCCGCCGCGCGGCGGTCGGTCTCTGA
- a CDS encoding chemotaxis protein CheA — MDLSRYLELFVQESREHLSAAYALASVAEQAQAAPVDDAIRDIFRHVHSVKGMAASMGFPAMSALAHDTESLMDRLRDHRIAAPPSTTRLLMASLSCLERMAERAGRNDDVDDGERVSIQAGLREILAAGGETEAPVPLVRRRTAETVSHVNVAVIVRRDRSFPAVRAAIVLGHLGKLGRIVRTEPPMAALRTGRFDGRLLVTLRIGEEARTIAGKIAAIDEIETFTLVPVEIDEPRVDLRPPSPSLRIPATRIDALLEDVLELMSSLGRIEARGGGTPGSPDAREGETARRLARGLYDALVELRLVPFETVTQRLVRAVDELEHRLGKNVVLEVQGQEVRIDRSLLEQITDPLLHMVRNAVDHGIEPQAVREKARKPAAGRLAVRLVREAARVTLVVEDDGAGLDPRRLKQAAIERGLLTPGEAVRMDDARALEMITLPGFTTAERTTEISGRGVGMDVVKSTVEALGGTLRISSAPGRGTRFEVTLPSSVALVQAYLVRAGGAVFAVPLASIARMAPMDDQSTAWRDGRRFWSVGASDVPVRSLAAVLGLDAPKTARDGMALVVEADDGPSGIEVDEVVERCELVVRPLPAPLAGLRAYSGAAVLDDGTIVLVLDPARLPRL; from the coding sequence ATGGACCTCTCGCGCTACCTCGAGCTGTTCGTCCAGGAATCGCGCGAGCATCTCTCCGCCGCTTACGCGCTCGCCTCCGTGGCCGAGCAGGCGCAGGCGGCGCCCGTCGACGACGCGATCCGCGACATCTTCCGCCACGTCCACTCGGTCAAGGGGATGGCCGCCTCGATGGGCTTTCCGGCGATGAGCGCTCTCGCGCACGACACCGAGTCGCTCATGGACCGCCTGCGCGACCACCGGATCGCGGCCCCTCCCTCGACGACACGCCTCCTCATGGCGTCGCTCTCGTGCCTCGAGCGGATGGCCGAGCGCGCCGGAAGGAACGACGACGTCGACGACGGCGAGCGCGTCTCGATCCAGGCGGGCCTGCGCGAGATCCTCGCCGCGGGCGGCGAGACCGAGGCCCCCGTCCCCCTCGTGAGGCGCCGGACCGCGGAGACCGTCTCTCACGTCAACGTCGCCGTCATCGTGCGGCGCGACCGCTCGTTCCCCGCGGTCCGCGCGGCGATCGTCCTCGGGCACCTCGGCAAGCTCGGCCGCATCGTGCGCACGGAGCCGCCGATGGCCGCGCTCCGGACCGGCCGGTTCGACGGCCGCCTGCTCGTGACCCTGCGCATCGGCGAGGAGGCGCGCACCATCGCGGGGAAGATCGCCGCGATCGACGAGATCGAGACGTTCACGCTCGTCCCGGTCGAGATCGACGAGCCCAGGGTCGATCTCCGTCCGCCCTCACCTTCGCTCCGGATCCCCGCGACGCGGATCGACGCGCTCCTCGAGGACGTGCTCGAGCTGATGTCGTCGCTCGGACGTATCGAGGCGCGCGGCGGCGGAACTCCGGGGTCGCCCGATGCGCGCGAGGGCGAGACCGCGCGGCGTCTCGCGCGCGGGCTCTACGACGCGCTCGTCGAGCTGCGGCTCGTGCCGTTCGAGACCGTGACGCAGCGCCTCGTGCGCGCGGTCGACGAGCTCGAGCACCGCCTCGGCAAGAACGTCGTCCTCGAGGTCCAGGGCCAGGAGGTCCGGATCGACCGGAGCCTCCTCGAGCAGATCACCGATCCCCTGCTGCACATGGTCCGGAATGCGGTCGACCACGGCATCGAGCCGCAGGCCGTCCGCGAGAAGGCGCGCAAGCCTGCCGCCGGTCGTCTCGCCGTCCGCCTCGTGCGCGAGGCGGCGCGCGTCACCCTCGTCGTCGAGGACGACGGAGCCGGCCTCGATCCGCGCCGCCTCAAGCAGGCGGCGATCGAGCGCGGCCTCCTCACGCCCGGCGAGGCGGTCAGGATGGACGACGCGCGCGCCCTCGAGATGATCACCCTCCCGGGATTCACGACCGCCGAGCGCACCACCGAGATCTCCGGCCGCGGCGTCGGCATGGACGTCGTCAAGAGCACCGTCGAGGCGCTCGGCGGAACCCTCCGGATCTCGTCGGCGCCGGGCCGCGGGACGAGATTCGAGGTCACGCTCCCCTCGTCCGTCGCGCTGGTCCAGGCGTATCTGGTGCGCGCCGGCGGGGCCGTCTTCGCGGTCCCGCTCGCCTCGATCGCGCGCATGGCTCCGATGGACGACCAGAGCACCGCATGGCGCGACGGCCGCCGCTTCTGGAGCGTCGGTGCGAGCGACGTCCCGGTGCGCTCCCTCGCGGCGGTCCTCGGCCTCGACGCTCCGAAGACGGCGAGGGACGGCATGGCGCTCGTCGTCGAAGCCGACGACGGTCCGTCGGGGATCGAGGTCGACGAGGTGGTCGAGCGCTGCGAGCTGGTCGTGCGCCCGCTTCCCGCGCCCCTGGCCGGCCTCAGGGCCTATTCAGGGGCCGCCGTCCTCGACGACGGCACGATCGTCCTGGTCCTGGATCCGGCGCGTCTTCCGCGCCTGTGA
- the trxA gene encoding thioredoxin — protein MESSQVVHLTDDSFDEAIKNANGPVLVDFWASWCGPCKAIAPSLEQLAAEMAGQVTIAKVNVDENGDLSARFGIRNIPTLLVFKDGRLVDQTIGSQPKESLRGLIQRHLAAAPR, from the coding sequence ATGGAAAGCTCTCAGGTCGTGCATCTTACCGACGACTCGTTCGACGAAGCCATCAAGAACGCGAACGGACCGGTCCTCGTCGATTTCTGGGCCTCCTGGTGCGGACCGTGCAAGGCGATCGCACCCTCGCTCGAGCAGCTCGCCGCCGAGATGGCCGGCCAGGTCACGATCGCGAAGGTCAACGTCGACGAGAACGGCGACCTTTCCGCGCGCTTCGGCATCCGCAACATCCCCACCCTGCTCGTCTTCAAGGACGGACGCCTCGTCGATCAGACGATCGGCTCGCAGCCGAAGGAGTCGCTCCGCGGGCTGATCCAGCGGCACCTGGCGGCGGCACCCCGCTGA
- the rsmA gene encoding 16S rRNA (adenine(1518)-N(6)/adenine(1519)-N(6))-dimethyltransferase RsmA, giving the protein MRRQQSSTRRQAPRARRRFGQHFLADRSAIARIVASLGPIEGVAVVEIGPGRGALTEALLAEGARVVAIEIDRDLARALADAHADPPLRVIAADVLEVPLASLGRDLLVVGNLPYNVSKPVAMKLCEEQGAVARAVLMFQREVADRLTAACDTGAYGPLTVLAGLIFRIERLFDLRPGAFRPPPEVTSTVTRWTRRDDALAAALVPALKTTLKIAFARRRQTLQKNLRAGLHVDERRAASWLEEAGLDGSVRAEAVPPDGFLRLAAVLPS; this is encoded by the coding sequence GTGCGCCGTCAGCAATCTAGCACGCGCCGACAAGCGCCCCGGGCGCGGCGGCGCTTCGGCCAGCACTTCCTGGCCGACCGCTCCGCGATCGCGCGGATCGTCGCGAGCCTGGGGCCGATCGAGGGGGTCGCGGTCGTCGAGATCGGGCCCGGGCGCGGTGCGCTCACCGAGGCGCTGCTCGCGGAAGGAGCGCGCGTCGTCGCGATCGAGATCGATCGCGACCTCGCCCGCGCCCTCGCGGACGCCCACGCCGATCCTCCGCTCCGCGTGATCGCCGCCGACGTCCTCGAGGTGCCGCTCGCGTCGCTCGGCCGCGACCTCCTCGTCGTCGGCAACCTGCCCTACAACGTCTCGAAGCCGGTCGCGATGAAGCTCTGCGAGGAGCAGGGCGCGGTGGCGCGCGCGGTCCTCATGTTCCAGCGCGAGGTCGCCGACCGTCTGACCGCGGCCTGCGACACCGGCGCCTACGGTCCGCTCACCGTCCTCGCCGGCCTCATTTTCCGGATCGAGCGCCTCTTCGACCTTCGCCCCGGTGCCTTCCGGCCGCCGCCCGAGGTGACCTCGACCGTGACCCGCTGGACGCGCCGCGACGATGCGTTGGCCGCGGCGCTCGTCCCGGCGCTCAAGACGACGCTCAAGATCGCCTTCGCGCGGCGGCGGCAGACGCTCCAGAAGAACCTGCGCGCCGGCCTTCACGTGGACGAGCGCCGGGCGGCCTCGTGGCTCGAGGAGGCCGGGCTCGACGGGAGCGTGCGTGCGGAGGCGGTTCCGCCCGACGGGTTCCTGCGGCTGGCCGCGGTGCTGCCGTCCTGA